A single Salmo salar chromosome ssa19, Ssal_v3.1, whole genome shotgun sequence DNA region contains:
- the mkks gene encoding molecular chaperone MKKS produces the protein MSRVTKKASSVCTDSPLSMSEVCQKMTLMRQILTSCFGPNGRLKQVHNNVGGHVLTTSTSTSLLQAVSSSEPLLKLITASILNHLSRFSDCGLYTGILCFSLIDHVQKSGLRPSVAIKINKQLLEVCTSFLNQEDCGCKVNVDFNSCQSLVTLARSVISSKPACVLTEGEQQHISTLAVHAFLLTVPCGDTLSSPVRLGRTVTVSIEGQFVLDSTVFPGLLVNVPDMQLHPTDSERIRRGPGPFRLALFTVSLSGDLSEFGEGFLEVHCGAPDPEDLILDQLLKLGEQAVTDQVEVFMCQRVIHPVLQHYLRRHGLLVVERLGIALIQPIVQMTGAQAVALYQTPIPPEAYGQVKGCFVRTVGSRKMLHLLPPREPVPAVCTMVLCHRNDTMLNELKAACQRAEHVLRLTLRDPVGLLGGGCTETHMAAYVSNKGTTEAAEAALSLGVSQSHYLLGLNGFCSSLETVALALEHDGGTNLVDLTYAHHWPVPQGEGLQRGDEGEVPATCGCGLVERSSRPGLEWTPLNTRYPLRHAPLVVGKDTTPTPQLRVLDSFTAKLNALQVAVEMANLVLDIGYVIQDVN, from the exons ATGTCTCGAGTTACCAAGAAAGCGTCATCTGTCTGTACAGACAGCCCACTGAGCATGAGTGAAGTCTGTCAGAAGATGACACTGATGAGGCAGATCCTCACCTCTTGTTTCGGACCCAATGGCAGACTGAAGCAAGTCCATAACAACGTAGGTGGACACGTCTtgaccacctccacctctacatccCTACTTCAAGCTGTTTCCTCATCGGAGCCGTTACTCAAACTTATAACTGCCTCCATCCTAAACCACCTGTCTCGGTTCAGTGACTGTGGTCTGTACACTGGCATCCTCTGTTTTTCCCTCATTGACCATGTTCAGAAGTCAGGCTTGAGACCAAGTGTTGCGATCAAAATCAACAAACAACTTTTGGAGGTTTGCACCAGTTTCCTCAACCAGGAGGACTGTGGCTGTAAAGTGAATGTCGATTTCAACAGCTGCCAGAGCTTGGTGACACTAGCCAGGAGTGTCATCTCTAGCAAACCTGCCTGTGTGTTGACTGAGGGTGAACAACAGCATATCAGCACGTTGGCTGTCcatgcctttctactgactgtccCCTGTGGTGACACCCTGAGCTCCCCAGTCCGTCTTGGTAGGACTGTGACTGTCTCCATCGAGGGACAGTTTGTTCTAGATTCTACAGTGTTTCCAGGTTTGCTGGTGAATGTCCCAGACATGCAGCTTCACCCCACAGACTCGGAGAGAATCAGACGGGGGCCCGGTCCCTTCCGACTGGCCCTGTTCACGGTGTCTCTCTCAGGGGATCTATCTGAGTTTGGAGAGGGCTTCCTGGAG GTGCACTGTGGAGCCCCTGACCCAGAAGACCTAATCCTGGATCAGTTACTGAAGCTGGGAGAGCAGGCAGTTACAGACCAGGTGGAGGTGTTTATGTGTCAGAGAGTAATACACCCTGTACTGCAGCATTACCTCCGGAGGCACGGGCTCTTGGTCGTAGAGAGACTCGGCATTGCACTCATTCAGCCCATTGTTCAAATGAcag GTGCTCAAGCAGTGGCATTGTACCAGACCCCTATCCCTCCTGAGGCCTATGGCCAGGTGAAAGGCTGCTTTGTCAGGACTGTTGGATCCAGAAAGATGCTGCATCTCCTTCCACCTCGGGAACCAGTACCAGCTGTCTGCACTATGGTCCTCTGCCACAGGAATGACACCATGCTCAATGAACTGAAG GCTGCGTGTCAGAGGGCAGAGCATGTGTTGAGGCTGACCCTGAGAGACCCAGTAGGTCTGCTGGGAGGAGGATGCACTGAGACACACATGGCAGCCTACGTCAGTAACAAG GGCACTACTGAAGCAGCGGAGGCAGCGTTATCCCTGGGAGTCTCCCAGTCTCATTACCTACTGGGACTGAATGGATTCTGCTCCTCCCTGGAGACCGTAGCGCTGGCGCTGGAGCACGATGGAGGAACCAACCTCGTAGACCTCACCTACGCCCACCACTGGCCTGTGCCCCAGGGAGAGGGACTCCAGCGGGGTGATGAAGGTGAGGTTCCAGCCACCTGTGGCTGTGGCCTGGTGGAGAGGAGCTCCAGGCCTGGGCTGGAGTGGACCCCCCTCAACACCAG GTACCCTTTACGTCATGCCCCCCTGGTTGTGGGTAAGGACACTACCCCTACCCCTCAGCTCAGGGTACTGGACTCCTTCACAGCCAAACTCAATGCTCTGCAGGTTGCCGTGGAAATGGCTAATCTGGTACTGGACATTGGATACGTCATCCAAGATGTCAACTGa